A genomic region of Geothermobacter hydrogeniphilus contains the following coding sequences:
- a CDS encoding TRAP transporter substrate-binding protein, which produces MKKLRLLIGLAIAISLALAPGAFAAKRAKFGEDTRHTAVKKELRRIKTSDEKIRWKMVMPWSKGLLFYDMAQHFADSVKLASGGRLDIKVFSAGELVGAMETFDAVSKGAAQVGHDWPGYWKGKNENFVSFASVPFGLDTEGYNVWLYERGGLEQMQELYGRYNLVAFPCGNGGQEMGFFSNKKATRMEDFKGMRVRTPGWYMDIMNSLGASVSPLPGGEVYLALERGVIDAAEFSAPAINYPMGFDEITKYVIEPGVHQPSVQCSVFFNKDAWDKLPADLKWIVKIAAKETQLWSNAWIENLNVQAINKFKEKIEFVRMDDKTLSAFARKTKEYLETVKAKNPDVKKTLDSQEQFKKDFAAWREERAGVVPWPIDDYIAGKHN; this is translated from the coding sequence ATGAAGAAACTGAGACTGTTGATCGGCCTGGCGATCGCCATCAGCCTGGCCCTCGCCCCCGGCGCCTTTGCCGCCAAACGCGCCAAGTTCGGCGAAGACACCCGCCACACCGCGGTCAAGAAGGAGTTGCGCCGCATCAAGACCTCGGATGAAAAGATCCGCTGGAAGATGGTCATGCCCTGGAGCAAAGGGCTGCTGTTCTACGACATGGCCCAGCACTTCGCCGACTCGGTGAAACTCGCCTCGGGAGGCCGGCTCGATATCAAGGTTTTTTCCGCGGGGGAACTGGTCGGAGCGATGGAGACCTTCGACGCCGTCTCCAAGGGCGCGGCCCAGGTCGGACACGACTGGCCCGGCTACTGGAAAGGCAAAAACGAGAATTTCGTTTCCTTCGCCTCGGTCCCCTTCGGCCTCGACACCGAAGGCTACAATGTCTGGCTTTATGAGCGCGGCGGACTGGAACAGATGCAGGAACTCTACGGCCGCTACAATCTGGTCGCCTTCCCCTGCGGCAACGGCGGCCAGGAGATGGGCTTCTTCTCCAACAAAAAAGCCACCAGGATGGAAGACTTCAAGGGGATGCGCGTCCGAACCCCGGGCTGGTACATGGACATCATGAACAGCCTCGGCGCCTCGGTCTCACCGTTGCCGGGCGGCGAGGTCTACCTCGCCCTGGAGCGCGGCGTGATCGATGCCGCCGAATTCTCCGCCCCCGCCATCAACTACCCGATGGGCTTCGACGAGATCACCAAGTACGTCATCGAGCCGGGCGTCCATCAGCCGTCGGTGCAGTGCTCGGTGTTCTTCAACAAGGACGCCTGGGACAAGCTGCCCGCCGATCTGAAGTGGATCGTCAAGATCGCCGCCAAAGAGACCCAGCTCTGGTCCAACGCCTGGATCGAGAACCTCAACGTTCAGGCGATCAACAAGTTCAAGGAAAAAATCGAATTTGTCCGCATGGACGATAAGACCCTCAGCGCCTTCGCCAGGAAGACCAAAGAGTATCTGGAAACGGTCAAGGCCAAGAACCCCGATGTCAAGAAGACCCTCGACTCCCAGGAACAGTTCAAGAAGGATTTTGCCGCCTGGCGCGAGGAACGCGCCGGCGTGGTGCCCTGGCCGATCGATGACTACATCGCCGGCAAACACAACTGA
- a CDS encoding TRAP transporter large permease, with product MSAEILTILMFVTLMATIALGHPLAITLAGVATLFGLIDNGGNISALFQMFINNAWGIEQNYVLVAIPLFIFMAQILDRSKVSEGLFDALYIVLGGMRGGLGMAVIVVSTVFAATTGIIGASVVAMGLMAGPALLKRGYDRGLASGIICSSGTLGILIPPSIMLVVYGGLTGLKETSVGNLFAGAILPGILLSSLYLGYVAVRCAINPQLGPPIPEEDRTATLKQKVMMTVKSFVPPFGLILTVMGTILAGVATPTEAAALGCIGAMVLALFNRKLNFEVLKLACEATLRTTAMIMLLFIGGKMFSVVFLSMGGGDVVADMLLGMDVSPYVVLAIMMMVVFIMGMFIDWAAILLVVVPIFTPIAGDLGFNPLWFAMLVCVNLQTSFLTPPFGYALFYFKGVAPPEYTMGDIYRGIMPFVVIQVIGLCLLVGFPEIITWLPSLFFGG from the coding sequence ATGAGTGCGGAAATCCTGACGATTCTGATGTTCGTAACACTGATGGCCACCATCGCCCTGGGGCATCCCCTGGCGATCACCCTGGCCGGTGTTGCGACTCTTTTTGGACTGATCGACAACGGCGGAAACATCAGCGCCCTGTTCCAGATGTTCATCAACAACGCCTGGGGCATCGAACAGAATTATGTTCTGGTCGCCATCCCGCTGTTTATCTTCATGGCCCAGATCCTCGACCGTTCCAAGGTCTCGGAGGGGCTGTTCGATGCGCTCTACATCGTTCTCGGCGGCATGCGCGGCGGCCTCGGAATGGCTGTCATCGTGGTTTCGACAGTCTTCGCCGCCACCACCGGCATCATCGGCGCCTCGGTCGTCGCCATGGGACTGATGGCCGGTCCGGCACTGCTGAAACGCGGCTATGACCGCGGACTGGCATCGGGCATCATCTGTTCTTCGGGCACCCTGGGCATCCTGATTCCGCCGTCGATCATGCTGGTGGTCTACGGCGGCCTGACCGGCCTGAAGGAAACCTCCGTCGGCAACCTGTTCGCCGGTGCCATCCTGCCCGGCATCCTGCTGTCCAGCCTCTACCTGGGCTATGTGGCGGTGCGCTGCGCCATCAACCCGCAACTGGGACCACCGATCCCCGAAGAAGACCGGACCGCCACCCTGAAGCAGAAAGTGATGATGACCGTCAAGAGCTTCGTCCCCCCTTTCGGGCTCATCCTGACCGTCATGGGGACCATCCTCGCCGGTGTCGCCACCCCCACCGAGGCCGCGGCCCTGGGCTGTATCGGCGCCATGGTGCTGGCGCTGTTCAACAGGAAACTCAACTTCGAGGTTCTCAAGCTGGCCTGCGAGGCGACCCTGCGCACCACCGCGATGATCATGCTGCTGTTCATCGGCGGAAAAATGTTCTCCGTTGTTTTTCTCAGCATGGGAGGCGGCGACGTGGTCGCCGACATGCTGCTCGGCATGGATGTCAGCCCCTATGTGGTGCTGGCCATCATGATGATGGTGGTCTTCATCATGGGGATGTTCATCGACTGGGCGGCAATCCTGCTGGTGGTGGTGCCGATTTTCACGCCGATCGCCGGCGACCTCGGCTTCAACCCGCTGTGGTTCGCGATGCTGGTTTGCGTCAACCTGCAGACATCGTTTCTCACCCCGCCGTTCGGCTATGCCCTCTTCTATTTCAAGGGGGTGGCGCCGCCCGAGTACACCATGGGCGACATCTACCGCGGAATTATGCCCTTCGTTGTCATCCAGGTGATCGGCCTTTGCCTGCTGGTCGGGTTCCCGGAAATCATCACCTGGCTGCCATCGCTCTTCTTCGGCGGCTGA
- a CDS encoding TRAP transporter small permease subunit, with translation MNPLANGINRLCETTGKLTSFLALPLVLVVVYEVFMRYVFNAPTSWGFEATTFIYGIHFILGLSYTYKHNGHVAIDVFEARLQPRTRVILRIIVSLVLFIPTVGLLATYGIIYAASSWSQWEHASTSWAPAIYPFKSIMALGFVLLFLQGVAKLIEDFKSLGQNGH, from the coding sequence ATGAATCCCCTAGCAAACGGCATCAACCGCCTCTGTGAAACGACCGGCAAGCTGACCAGCTTTCTCGCCCTGCCACTGGTTCTGGTCGTGGTTTACGAAGTTTTCATGCGCTACGTCTTCAACGCCCCGACCTCCTGGGGATTTGAGGCTACCACCTTCATCTACGGCATCCACTTCATCCTCGGCCTCAGCTACACCTACAAACACAACGGCCACGTCGCCATCGACGTCTTCGAAGCCCGGCTCCAGCCCCGCACACGCGTCATCCTGCGCATCATCGTTTCCCTGGTGCTGTTCATCCCCACGGTGGGGCTGCTGGCGACTTACGGCATTATCTACGCGGCCAGTTCCTGGAGTCAGTGGGAACACGCATCAACCTCGTGGGCTCCGGCGATCTACCCGTTCAAATCGATCATGGCACTCGGTTTTGTTCTGCTTTTCCTGCAGGGCGTCGCCAAACTGATCGAAGACTTTAAATCCCTCGGCCAAAACGGCCACTGA